In Osmerus mordax isolate fOsmMor3 chromosome 24, fOsmMor3.pri, whole genome shotgun sequence, the following are encoded in one genomic region:
- the cdk7 gene encoding cyclin-dependent kinase 7 isoform X3, with the protein MFATVYKARDKTTNTIVAIKKIKVGHRTEAKDGINRTALREIKLLQELSHSNIIGLLDAFGHKSNISLVFDYMETDLEVIIKDTSLVLTPANIKAYILMTLQGLEYMHHHWVLHRDLKPNNLLLDENGVLKLADFGLAKAFGSPNRVYTHQVVTRWYRSPELLFGARMYGVGVDMWAVGCILAELLLRLPFLAGDSDLDQLTKIFEALGTPTEDSWPGMSSLPDFVSFKLFPGTPLEHIFSAAGDDLLELLQGLFTFNPSTRITATQALKMRYFSNRPGPTPGHQLPRPNSSAEALKEKENLTIGVKRKRDGLEQSGMKKKLVF; encoded by the exons ATG TTTGCCACAGTGTACAAAGCCAGGGATAAGACCACTAACACTATAGTCGCCATCAAAAAG ATCAAGGTTGGACACAGAACAGAAGCCAAAGATG GCATCAACAGAACTGCCCTCAGGGAGATCAAGCTGTTGCAGGAGTTGAGCCATTCTAACATTATTGGG CTCCTGGATGCCTTTGGGCATAAATCCAACATCAGTCTAGTGTTTGATTACATGGAGACAGATCTGGAG gTGATAATCAAGGACACCAGCCTGGTCCTGACTCCTGCCAACATCAAGGCTTACATCCTCATGACCTTACAGGGCTTGGAATACATGCACCACCATTGGGTTCTGcacaga GATCTGAAACCTAATAACCTGTTGTTGGATGAGAATGGGGTCCTGAAGCTGGCTGACTTTGGCCTGGCTAAAGCCTTCGGCAGTCCTAACCGCGTCTACACTCATCAGGTAGTCACCAG GTGGTATCGTTCTCCGGAGctcttgtttggagccagaaTGTATGGAGTGGGTGTTGACATGTGGGCAGTGGGCTGTATCTTGGCAGAGCTGCTTCTAcgg TTACCATTCCTCGCTGGAGATTCAGATCTGGACCAGCTGACCAAGATCTTTGAGGCTTTGGGAACTCCCACAGAGGACAGctggcct GGAATGAGCAGTTTGCCAGACTTTGTGTCTTTCAAGCTGTTTCCTGGTACTCCTCTGGAGCACATCTTCAGTGCAGCAGGAGACGACCTCCTGGAGCTACTGCAGGGGCTGTTTACCTTCAACCCCTCCACACGCATCACAGCCACCCAG gcaTTAAAGATGAGGTACTTCAGTAACCGGCCAGGCCCCACTCCTGGCCACCAGCTCCCCCGACCCAACTCATCCGCTGAGGCCCTCAAAGAGAAGGAGAACCTCACCATCGGAGTGAAGAGGAAGCGAGACGGCCTGGAGCAGA GTGGGATGAAGAAAAAACTGGTCTTCTGA
- the cdk7 gene encoding cyclin-dependent kinase 7 isoform X1, protein MALDVKSRAKRYEKLDFLGEGQFATVYKARDKTTNTIVAIKKIKVGHRTEAKDGINRTALREIKLLQELSHSNIIGLLDAFGHKSNISLVFDYMETDLEVIIKDTSLVLTPANIKAYILMTLQGLEYMHHHWVLHRDLKPNNLLLDENGVLKLADFGLAKAFGSPNRVYTHQVVTRWYRSPELLFGARMYGVGVDMWAVGCILAELLLRLPFLAGDSDLDQLTKIFEALGTPTEDSWPGMSSLPDFVSFKLFPGTPLEHIFSAAGDDLLELLQGLFTFNPSTRITATQALKMRYFSNRPGPTPGHQLPRPNSSAEALKEKENLTIGVKRKRDGLEQSGMKKKLVF, encoded by the exons TTTGCCACAGTGTACAAAGCCAGGGATAAGACCACTAACACTATAGTCGCCATCAAAAAG ATCAAGGTTGGACACAGAACAGAAGCCAAAGATG GCATCAACAGAACTGCCCTCAGGGAGATCAAGCTGTTGCAGGAGTTGAGCCATTCTAACATTATTGGG CTCCTGGATGCCTTTGGGCATAAATCCAACATCAGTCTAGTGTTTGATTACATGGAGACAGATCTGGAG gTGATAATCAAGGACACCAGCCTGGTCCTGACTCCTGCCAACATCAAGGCTTACATCCTCATGACCTTACAGGGCTTGGAATACATGCACCACCATTGGGTTCTGcacaga GATCTGAAACCTAATAACCTGTTGTTGGATGAGAATGGGGTCCTGAAGCTGGCTGACTTTGGCCTGGCTAAAGCCTTCGGCAGTCCTAACCGCGTCTACACTCATCAGGTAGTCACCAG GTGGTATCGTTCTCCGGAGctcttgtttggagccagaaTGTATGGAGTGGGTGTTGACATGTGGGCAGTGGGCTGTATCTTGGCAGAGCTGCTTCTAcgg TTACCATTCCTCGCTGGAGATTCAGATCTGGACCAGCTGACCAAGATCTTTGAGGCTTTGGGAACTCCCACAGAGGACAGctggcct GGAATGAGCAGTTTGCCAGACTTTGTGTCTTTCAAGCTGTTTCCTGGTACTCCTCTGGAGCACATCTTCAGTGCAGCAGGAGACGACCTCCTGGAGCTACTGCAGGGGCTGTTTACCTTCAACCCCTCCACACGCATCACAGCCACCCAG gcaTTAAAGATGAGGTACTTCAGTAACCGGCCAGGCCCCACTCCTGGCCACCAGCTCCCCCGACCCAACTCATCCGCTGAGGCCCTCAAAGAGAAGGAGAACCTCACCATCGGAGTGAAGAGGAAGCGAGACGGCCTGGAGCAGA GTGGGATGAAGAAAAAACTGGTCTTCTGA
- the cdk7 gene encoding cyclin-dependent kinase 7 isoform X4, with translation MALDVKSRAKRYEKLDFLGEGQFATVYKARDKTTNTIVAIKKIKVGHRTEAKDGINRTALREIKLLQELSHSNIIGLLDAFGHKSNISLVFDYMETDLEDLKPNNLLLDENGVLKLADFGLAKAFGSPNRVYTHQVVTRWYRSPELLFGARMYGVGVDMWAVGCILAELLLRLPFLAGDSDLDQLTKIFEALGTPTEDSWPGMSSLPDFVSFKLFPGTPLEHIFSAAGDDLLELLQGLFTFNPSTRITATQALKMRYFSNRPGPTPGHQLPRPNSSAEALKEKENLTIGVKRKRDGLEQSGMKKKLVF, from the exons TTTGCCACAGTGTACAAAGCCAGGGATAAGACCACTAACACTATAGTCGCCATCAAAAAG ATCAAGGTTGGACACAGAACAGAAGCCAAAGATG GCATCAACAGAACTGCCCTCAGGGAGATCAAGCTGTTGCAGGAGTTGAGCCATTCTAACATTATTGGG CTCCTGGATGCCTTTGGGCATAAATCCAACATCAGTCTAGTGTTTGATTACATGGAGACAGATCTGGAG GATCTGAAACCTAATAACCTGTTGTTGGATGAGAATGGGGTCCTGAAGCTGGCTGACTTTGGCCTGGCTAAAGCCTTCGGCAGTCCTAACCGCGTCTACACTCATCAGGTAGTCACCAG GTGGTATCGTTCTCCGGAGctcttgtttggagccagaaTGTATGGAGTGGGTGTTGACATGTGGGCAGTGGGCTGTATCTTGGCAGAGCTGCTTCTAcgg TTACCATTCCTCGCTGGAGATTCAGATCTGGACCAGCTGACCAAGATCTTTGAGGCTTTGGGAACTCCCACAGAGGACAGctggcct GGAATGAGCAGTTTGCCAGACTTTGTGTCTTTCAAGCTGTTTCCTGGTACTCCTCTGGAGCACATCTTCAGTGCAGCAGGAGACGACCTCCTGGAGCTACTGCAGGGGCTGTTTACCTTCAACCCCTCCACACGCATCACAGCCACCCAG gcaTTAAAGATGAGGTACTTCAGTAACCGGCCAGGCCCCACTCCTGGCCACCAGCTCCCCCGACCCAACTCATCCGCTGAGGCCCTCAAAGAGAAGGAGAACCTCACCATCGGAGTGAAGAGGAAGCGAGACGGCCTGGAGCAGA GTGGGATGAAGAAAAAACTGGTCTTCTGA
- the cdk7 gene encoding cyclin-dependent kinase 7 isoform X2, whose translation MALDVKSRAKRYEKLDFLGEGQFATVYKARDKTTNTIVAIKKIKVGHRTEAKDGINRTALREIKLLQELSHSNIIGLLDAFGHKSNISLVFDYMETDLEVIIKDTSLVLTPANIKAYILMTLQGLEYMHHHWVLHRDLKPNNLLLDENGVLKLADFGLAKAFGSPNRVYTHQVVTRWYRSPELLFGARMYGVGVDMWAVGCILAELLLRLPFLAGDSDLDQLTKIFEALGTPTEDSWPLFPGTPLEHIFSAAGDDLLELLQGLFTFNPSTRITATQALKMRYFSNRPGPTPGHQLPRPNSSAEALKEKENLTIGVKRKRDGLEQSGMKKKLVF comes from the exons TTTGCCACAGTGTACAAAGCCAGGGATAAGACCACTAACACTATAGTCGCCATCAAAAAG ATCAAGGTTGGACACAGAACAGAAGCCAAAGATG GCATCAACAGAACTGCCCTCAGGGAGATCAAGCTGTTGCAGGAGTTGAGCCATTCTAACATTATTGGG CTCCTGGATGCCTTTGGGCATAAATCCAACATCAGTCTAGTGTTTGATTACATGGAGACAGATCTGGAG gTGATAATCAAGGACACCAGCCTGGTCCTGACTCCTGCCAACATCAAGGCTTACATCCTCATGACCTTACAGGGCTTGGAATACATGCACCACCATTGGGTTCTGcacaga GATCTGAAACCTAATAACCTGTTGTTGGATGAGAATGGGGTCCTGAAGCTGGCTGACTTTGGCCTGGCTAAAGCCTTCGGCAGTCCTAACCGCGTCTACACTCATCAGGTAGTCACCAG GTGGTATCGTTCTCCGGAGctcttgtttggagccagaaTGTATGGAGTGGGTGTTGACATGTGGGCAGTGGGCTGTATCTTGGCAGAGCTGCTTCTAcgg TTACCATTCCTCGCTGGAGATTCAGATCTGGACCAGCTGACCAAGATCTTTGAGGCTTTGGGAACTCCCACAGAGGACAGctggcct CTGTTTCCTGGTACTCCTCTGGAGCACATCTTCAGTGCAGCAGGAGACGACCTCCTGGAGCTACTGCAGGGGCTGTTTACCTTCAACCCCTCCACACGCATCACAGCCACCCAG gcaTTAAAGATGAGGTACTTCAGTAACCGGCCAGGCCCCACTCCTGGCCACCAGCTCCCCCGACCCAACTCATCCGCTGAGGCCCTCAAAGAGAAGGAGAACCTCACCATCGGAGTGAAGAGGAAGCGAGACGGCCTGGAGCAGA GTGGGATGAAGAAAAAACTGGTCTTCTGA